The following are encoded in a window of Mycobacterium vicinigordonae genomic DNA:
- a CDS encoding coenzyme F420-0:L-glutamate ligase: MSRQPALPPTGEHGTAAAIEILPVTELPEFRPGDDLGAALAAATPWLRDGDVVVVTSKVVSKCEGRLVPAPLAAEERDSLRRKLVEEEAVRVLARKERTLITENRLGLVQAAAGVDGSNVGRSELALLPLDPDGSAAALRAALRERLGVDVAVVITDTMGRAWRNGQIDAAVGSSGLAVLHNYSGAVDQHGNDLVVTEIAIADEVAAAADLVKGKLTAMPVAVVRGLQPADDGSTARDLVRPGDEDLFWLGTAEALDLGRRQAQLTRRSVRQFSTQPIPAELIEAAVAEALTAPAPHHTRPVRFVWLQTAQTRTRLLDRMKDKWRRDLSGDGRPPDAVERRVSRGQILYDATEVVIPFLVPDGAHEYPDEARTAAEHTMFTVAVGAAVQALLVALAVRGVGSCWIGSTIFAADLVRDELALPAEWEPLGAVAIGYPAEPAGPREPAPVADLLIRK, translated from the coding sequence GTGAGTCGACAGCCGGCTCTACCGCCAACCGGCGAACACGGTACCGCCGCTGCCATCGAAATCCTGCCCGTTACCGAGCTTCCCGAGTTCCGGCCGGGCGACGACCTGGGTGCGGCCCTGGCAGCCGCCACGCCATGGCTGCGCGACGGCGACGTGGTGGTGGTCACCAGCAAGGTGGTGTCCAAGTGCGAAGGCCGGCTGGTGCCGGCACCTTTGGCCGCCGAGGAGCGAGATTCGTTGCGCCGCAAGCTGGTCGAAGAAGAGGCAGTACGTGTACTGGCCCGCAAGGAACGCACCCTGATCACCGAGAACCGGCTGGGACTGGTGCAGGCCGCGGCCGGTGTGGACGGATCCAACGTCGGCCGTTCGGAATTGGCGCTGCTGCCCCTCGACCCGGACGGCAGTGCCGCGGCCTTGCGGGCCGCCCTGCGCGAGCGACTCGGTGTCGATGTCGCCGTAGTCATTACCGACACCATGGGCCGGGCCTGGCGCAACGGTCAGATCGACGCCGCCGTCGGCAGCTCGGGTCTGGCTGTGCTGCACAACTATTCGGGTGCGGTAGACCAGCATGGCAACGACCTGGTGGTCACCGAGATCGCCATCGCCGACGAGGTCGCGGCCGCGGCGGATCTGGTCAAGGGCAAGCTGACCGCGATGCCGGTCGCCGTGGTGCGGGGGCTGCAACCGGCCGACGACGGCTCGACGGCCCGGGACCTGGTACGCCCCGGCGACGAGGACTTGTTCTGGCTCGGCACCGCCGAGGCACTGGATCTTGGCCGGCGCCAGGCCCAGTTGACGCGTCGGTCAGTGCGGCAGTTCAGCACGCAGCCCATCCCCGCCGAACTCATCGAGGCCGCCGTCGCGGAGGCGCTGACCGCCCCGGCCCCCCATCACACCCGGCCGGTGCGGTTCGTCTGGCTGCAGACCGCGCAGACCCGCACTAGGCTGCTGGACCGGATGAAGGACAAATGGCGCCGCGACCTCAGTGGCGACGGCCGCCCGCCCGACGCGGTGGAACGCAGGGTTTCCCGTGGCCAAATCCTCTACGACGCAACCGAAGTCGTCATCCCCTTCCTGGTTCCCGACGGTGCGCACGAGTACCCTGACGAAGCGCGCACCGCCGCCGAGCACACCATGTTCACCGTCGCGGTGGGCGCTGCCGTACAGGCCCTGCTGGTGGCGCTGGCGGTGCGGGGGGTGGGCAGTTGCTGGATTGGGTCGACGATCTTCGCCGCGGACCTAGTCCGCGACGAGCTGGCGCTGCCCGCCGAGTGGGAGCCACTGGGGGCCGTCGCGATCGGCTACCCCGCCGAGCCGGCCGGCCCGCGCGAGCCGGCGCCCGTCGCAGACTTGCTGATCCGGAAATGA
- a CDS encoding sugar phosphate nucleotidyltransferase yields MAPHEVDAVVLVGGKGTRLRPLTLSAPKPMLPTAGLPFLTHLLSRIAAAGIEHVVLGTSYRAEVFEAEFGDGSKLGLQIEYVTEENPLGTGGGIANVASKLRHDTVMVFNGDVLSGADLGQLLDFHRARRADVTLHLVRVGDPRAFGCVPTDDNDRVVAFLEKTQDPPTDQINAGCYVFSRGVIDRIPRGREVSVEREVFPALLSDPATKVCGYVDASYWRDMGTPEDFVRGSADLVRGIAPSPALHGQRGEQLVHDGAAVAPGALLIGGTVVGRGAEIGPGVRLDGAVIFDGVKVEAGSVIERSIIGFGARIGPRALIRDGVIGDGADIGARCELLRGARVWPGVSIPDGGIRYSSDV; encoded by the coding sequence GTGGCACCCCACGAAGTCGACGCGGTGGTCCTGGTTGGCGGCAAAGGAACCCGGCTGCGTCCGCTGACGCTGTCCGCGCCCAAGCCGATGTTGCCGACGGCGGGGCTGCCGTTCCTGACTCACCTGCTGTCGCGGATCGCTGCCGCGGGCATCGAGCACGTAGTGCTGGGTACCTCCTACCGGGCCGAGGTATTCGAGGCCGAGTTCGGTGACGGGTCCAAGCTTGGACTGCAGATCGAGTATGTGACCGAGGAGAACCCGCTGGGCACCGGCGGCGGCATCGCCAACGTGGCCAGCAAGCTGCGCCACGACACGGTGATGGTTTTCAACGGCGATGTGCTGTCCGGCGCGGACCTGGGCCAGCTGCTGGACTTTCATCGCGCCCGCCGCGCCGACGTGACCCTGCACCTGGTGCGGGTCGGTGACCCCCGAGCGTTCGGCTGCGTGCCCACCGACGATAACGACCGCGTCGTCGCCTTTCTCGAAAAGACGCAGGATCCGCCGACCGACCAGATCAACGCCGGCTGCTACGTCTTCTCCCGCGGCGTCATCGACCGGATACCGCGCGGGCGCGAGGTATCAGTCGAGCGGGAGGTGTTCCCGGCGTTGCTGTCGGATCCCGCGACGAAGGTTTGCGGCTACGTCGACGCGTCCTATTGGCGCGACATGGGCACCCCAGAGGACTTCGTGCGCGGATCGGCGGATCTGGTGCGCGGGATCGCGCCGTCGCCGGCGCTGCACGGCCAGCGCGGCGAGCAGCTGGTGCACGACGGCGCCGCGGTGGCGCCGGGCGCGCTGCTGATCGGCGGCACGGTGGTCGGCCGCGGCGCCGAGATTGGCCCCGGGGTGCGGCTAGACGGGGCGGTGATCTTCGACGGCGTCAAGGTCGAGGCGGGCAGCGTGATTGAACGCTCGATCATCGGCTTCGGTGCCCGCATCGGCCCGCGGGCGCTGATCCGCGACGGCGTGATCGGCGACGGCGCCGATATCGGCGCCCGCTGCGAACTCTTGCGCGGCGCGCGGGTGTGGCCGGGGGTCTCGATTCCCGACGGCGGCATCCGCTATTCGTCGGACGTCTGA
- a CDS encoding class I SAM-dependent methyltransferase, whose translation MTTFAGKNPASAAKVRGGYYTPEPIARFLAGWVALAGSRILEPSCGDGSILRELATLTGQARGVELVAEEAAKARQFAPVDNCDLFAWPGALRSAGWDGVAGNPPYIRFGNWPAEQRESALDLMRREGMRPTKLTNAWVPFVVASTALVRAGGRVGLVLPAELLQVGYAAQLRDFLVSRYREITLISFRRLVFDGVLQEVVLFCGVVGTGPAQIRTVQLSGADTLEGADLNVDAAPALLHDTEKWTKYFLGPAAIQTLRDLVEGPAMTRLGRVAGVDVGIVTGRNSFFTFTDAQARELGLTPHCVPLVSRSVQLSGLRYDFDCRSDDVARGRRTWLLNAPAQPTDTALAAHIEAGEAAGVHLGYKCSLRKPWWRTPSLWNPDLFLLRQIHQAPRLTVNAAAATSTDTVHRVRVTPGIEPTALAAVFHNSATFAFAETMGRSYGGGILELEPAEAERLPLPPPACARPGLAADVDLLLRANEIEKALDLVDRRVLIEGLGLSPAVVAECRAAWIALRDRRTGRRGR comes from the coding sequence ATGACAACGTTCGCGGGCAAGAATCCCGCCTCGGCCGCGAAGGTCCGCGGCGGCTACTACACGCCGGAACCGATTGCCCGCTTCCTGGCCGGGTGGGTCGCGCTAGCCGGGTCCCGGATCCTGGAGCCCTCCTGCGGCGACGGCAGCATCCTGCGCGAGCTCGCCACACTGACCGGGCAGGCCCGCGGCGTGGAGCTGGTCGCCGAAGAAGCTGCCAAGGCAAGGCAGTTCGCGCCGGTCGACAATTGCGACCTGTTCGCCTGGCCCGGCGCCCTGCGCAGCGCCGGGTGGGACGGCGTCGCCGGCAACCCGCCCTACATCCGATTCGGCAATTGGCCCGCCGAACAACGGGAGTCCGCATTGGACCTCATGCGACGCGAGGGGATGCGGCCCACCAAGCTGACCAACGCGTGGGTCCCCTTCGTGGTGGCCAGCACCGCACTGGTGCGCGCCGGTGGCCGGGTCGGGCTGGTGCTACCCGCCGAGCTGCTTCAGGTCGGCTATGCCGCGCAGCTGCGAGATTTCCTGGTGAGTCGGTATCGGGAGATCACGCTGATCAGCTTCCGGCGGCTGGTGTTCGACGGGGTGCTGCAGGAGGTGGTGCTGTTCTGCGGCGTCGTTGGCACCGGGCCGGCGCAGATCCGCACGGTCCAGCTGTCCGGCGCGGACACGCTGGAGGGCGCCGACCTGAACGTCGACGCGGCTCCCGCGCTGCTGCACGACACCGAGAAGTGGACCAAGTACTTCCTCGGGCCAGCCGCGATCCAGACGCTGCGCGACCTCGTGGAGGGCCCCGCCATGACCCGGCTGGGCCGGGTAGCCGGGGTGGACGTTGGCATTGTGACCGGCCGCAACAGCTTCTTCACCTTCACCGACGCCCAGGCTCGCGAGCTGGGACTCACGCCGCACTGCGTCCCGCTGGTTTCCCGCAGCGTGCAGCTGTCCGGCCTGCGCTATGACTTCGATTGCCGCAGTGACGATGTCGCGAGAGGTAGACGGACCTGGTTGCTCAATGCCCCGGCGCAGCCCACCGACACCGCCCTAGCCGCACACATTGAGGCCGGTGAGGCCGCCGGCGTCCACCTGGGCTACAAGTGCTCGCTGCGCAAACCGTGGTGGAGGACCCCGTCGTTGTGGAACCCGGATCTGTTCCTGCTGCGCCAGATCCACCAGGCGCCGCGGCTGACCGTCAACGCGGCCGCGGCAACAAGCACCGATACCGTGCACCGGGTCCGGGTCACCCCGGGCATCGAGCCCACCGCCCTAGCCGCGGTGTTCCACAACAGCGCTACCTTCGCCTTCGCCGAGACCATGGGCCGCAGCTACGGCGGCGGGATCCTGGAACTCGAACCCGCCGAGGCCGAACGGCTGCCGCTACCACCGCCCGCGTGCGCCCGTCCCGGCCTGGCGGCCGATGTCGATCTTCTGTTGCGGGCCAACGAGATCGAGAAGGCGCTGGACCTAGTGGATCGCCGGGTGCTGATCGAGGGGCTGGGTTTGTCGCCGGCTGTGGTGGCGGAGTGCCGCGCGGCGTGGATCGCTCTGCGGGACCGCCGCACCGGACGGAGGGGCCGATGA
- a CDS encoding NUDIX hydrolase, with the protein MTLRESVIGLLTEWEAADGAQDALRQAVLGFVLAREDACQRACEPGHITASTLVLDDRGERVLLTLHPRLRRWVQLGGHCEDEDTDILAAALREATEESGIIDLRLDPNLVAVHVHALTCSLGMPTRHLDLQFVAHAPAGARIVLSDESDDLKWWPVDELPDGTDFALRQLVTRARRS; encoded by the coding sequence ATGACGCTGCGGGAGTCGGTGATTGGGCTGCTCACGGAGTGGGAAGCAGCCGACGGCGCGCAGGACGCGTTGCGTCAGGCCGTACTGGGTTTCGTGCTGGCTCGCGAAGACGCCTGCCAGCGCGCGTGCGAACCCGGCCATATCACCGCGTCGACGCTGGTGCTCGACGACCGGGGCGAGCGGGTGTTGCTCACCCTGCACCCGCGGCTGCGTCGCTGGGTCCAGCTGGGTGGCCACTGCGAGGACGAGGACACCGACATACTGGCCGCCGCGCTGCGCGAGGCCACCGAAGAATCCGGCATCATCGACCTGCGGCTGGACCCGAATCTGGTTGCCGTGCACGTCCATGCGCTGACGTGCTCACTGGGAATGCCAACCAGGCATCTGGATCTGCAGTTCGTAGCGCACGCGCCGGCCGGGGCGCGGATCGTGCTCAGCGACGAGTCCGACGATCTGAAATGGTGGCCGGTCGACGAATTGCCGGACGGCACCGATTTCGCGCTACGGCAGTTGGTGACCCGAGCTCGCCGGTCTTGA